A region of Lycium barbarum isolate Lr01 chromosome 3, ASM1917538v2, whole genome shotgun sequence DNA encodes the following proteins:
- the LOC132630927 gene encoding uncharacterized protein LOC132630927 isoform X2, whose product MQKRRMRRRRNGSISIEETLSMWKHYKQELTATIDGGNKKRKRKNPAKGSKKGCMKGKGGPENLVCKYRGVRQRTWGKWVAEIREPVYNSNEYQSNGKRLWLGTFSTAIEAARVYDEAAKAMYGHDAILNFPDYYCVQNVQLANDSSSVSIARTTSLESSESSVEDPRIEPDLQIDEKIIVDDRSLGERNLCSVSRANEVECPVNDSMDDIKGFNCSSRIDPEPILEPTSSCVEVETPSENEFVQHRDLERLDDVNKGSNNFRILHQEDTEVKSNDSMFHKDVLRPNQNYNFVDQVLLPCPPITPQVYDYSANTLREQPLDFRSSENMSADFRSHLDALESLLMEDNNTSEATTILNGNIEESYLFQAFRDELFDVNNLKNEKQSDY is encoded by the exons ATGCAAAAAAG GAGAATGAGAAGAAGGCGTAACGGATCGATTTCTATAGAGGAGACTCTGTCAATGTGGAAGCATTATAAGCAAGAGCTTACTGCTACCATTGATGGTgggaacaagaaaagaaaaaggaaaaatccTGCCAAAGGGTCTAAAAAAGGTTGTATGAAAGGTAAAGGTGGACCTGAAAATTTAGTGTGTAAATATAGAGGTGTTAGGCAAAGAACTTGGGGAAAGTGGGTTGCTGAAATTAGAGAACCTGTTTATAATAGCAATGAGTATCAGAGTAATGGCAAGAGACTTTGGCTTGGTACTTTTTCTACAGCTATCGAAGCTGCTCGTGTCTATGACGAGGCTGCTAAGGCGATGTATGGCCACGACGCTATACTTAACTTCCCTGATTATTATTGTGTACAGAATGTTCAATTGGCTAATGACTCGTCGAGTGTTTCTATTGCGCGAACTACTTCATTGGAATCGAGTGAATCATCTGTTGAAGACCCAAGAATTGAACCTGATTTACAAATAGATGAAAAGATTATTGTGGATGATCGAAGTCTTGGTGAAAGGAACTTATGTTCTGTTAGTAGAGCTAATGAGGTTGAATGCCCTGTGAACGATTCTATGGACGATATAAAAGGTTTTAATTGTAGCTCGAGAATTGATCCAGAGCCAATTCTCGAGCCCACAAGTTCTTGTGTTGAAGTTGAGACACCCTCGGAGAATGAATTCGTGCAACATAGAGATTTGGAGCGCCTAGATGACGTGAACAAAGGGTCAAATAATTTTCGCATACTACACCAAGAAGATACTGAAGTGAAGTCAAACGACAGCATGTTTCACAAGGATGTTTTGAGACCAAATCAGAATTATAACTTTGTTGATCAAGTATTGCTGCCTTGTCCTCCCATTACACCACAGGTCTATGATTACTCAGCGAATACATTACGAGAACAACCATTGGAtttcaggtcatccgaaaatatGAGTGCAGATTTTCGTAGTCATCTAGATGCCTTGGAGTCCTTATTAATGGAAGACAATAACACAAGTGAAGCAACAACTATATTGAACGGGAATATCGAAGAAAGTTACCTGTTTCAGGCTTTCAGAGATGAATTATTTGATGTAAACAATTTGAAGAATGAGAAGCAGTCTGATTATTAG
- the LOC132630927 gene encoding uncharacterized protein LOC132630927 isoform X1, translated as MSSHNFQRRMRRRRNGSISIEETLSMWKHYKQELTATIDGGNKKRKRKNPAKGSKKGCMKGKGGPENLVCKYRGVRQRTWGKWVAEIREPVYNSNEYQSNGKRLWLGTFSTAIEAARVYDEAAKAMYGHDAILNFPDYYCVQNVQLANDSSSVSIARTTSLESSESSVEDPRIEPDLQIDEKIIVDDRSLGERNLCSVSRANEVECPVNDSMDDIKGFNCSSRIDPEPILEPTSSCVEVETPSENEFVQHRDLERLDDVNKGSNNFRILHQEDTEVKSNDSMFHKDVLRPNQNYNFVDQVLLPCPPITPQVYDYSANTLREQPLDFRSSENMSADFRSHLDALESLLMEDNNTSEATTILNGNIEESYLFQAFRDELFDVNNLKNEKQSDY; from the exons ATGTCTTCTCACAATTTTCAAAG GAGAATGAGAAGAAGGCGTAACGGATCGATTTCTATAGAGGAGACTCTGTCAATGTGGAAGCATTATAAGCAAGAGCTTACTGCTACCATTGATGGTgggaacaagaaaagaaaaaggaaaaatccTGCCAAAGGGTCTAAAAAAGGTTGTATGAAAGGTAAAGGTGGACCTGAAAATTTAGTGTGTAAATATAGAGGTGTTAGGCAAAGAACTTGGGGAAAGTGGGTTGCTGAAATTAGAGAACCTGTTTATAATAGCAATGAGTATCAGAGTAATGGCAAGAGACTTTGGCTTGGTACTTTTTCTACAGCTATCGAAGCTGCTCGTGTCTATGACGAGGCTGCTAAGGCGATGTATGGCCACGACGCTATACTTAACTTCCCTGATTATTATTGTGTACAGAATGTTCAATTGGCTAATGACTCGTCGAGTGTTTCTATTGCGCGAACTACTTCATTGGAATCGAGTGAATCATCTGTTGAAGACCCAAGAATTGAACCTGATTTACAAATAGATGAAAAGATTATTGTGGATGATCGAAGTCTTGGTGAAAGGAACTTATGTTCTGTTAGTAGAGCTAATGAGGTTGAATGCCCTGTGAACGATTCTATGGACGATATAAAAGGTTTTAATTGTAGCTCGAGAATTGATCCAGAGCCAATTCTCGAGCCCACAAGTTCTTGTGTTGAAGTTGAGACACCCTCGGAGAATGAATTCGTGCAACATAGAGATTTGGAGCGCCTAGATGACGTGAACAAAGGGTCAAATAATTTTCGCATACTACACCAAGAAGATACTGAAGTGAAGTCAAACGACAGCATGTTTCACAAGGATGTTTTGAGACCAAATCAGAATTATAACTTTGTTGATCAAGTATTGCTGCCTTGTCCTCCCATTACACCACAGGTCTATGATTACTCAGCGAATACATTACGAGAACAACCATTGGAtttcaggtcatccgaaaatatGAGTGCAGATTTTCGTAGTCATCTAGATGCCTTGGAGTCCTTATTAATGGAAGACAATAACACAAGTGAAGCAACAACTATATTGAACGGGAATATCGAAGAAAGTTACCTGTTTCAGGCTTTCAGAGATGAATTATTTGATGTAAACAATTTGAAGAATGAGAAGCAGTCTGATTATTAG